Genomic segment of SAR324 cluster bacterium:
ACCATTTTAATAACCCCCTGCGATGCCTGGGTAGCTCAGTGGTAGAGCATTTCCTTGGTAAGGAAAAGGTCGGCAGTTCAATCCTGCTCCCAGGCTCCAGAACTATAGTGGTGATTCATGCGGGACACGATTCAATTGGAATGCACAGAGTGTAAACGGAAAAACTATACGGCTTCCCGTAACAAGCGCACTAAAACCAGCCGGATGGAAATTAAGAAATATTGCCGCTGGGATCGTAAACACACGATCCATAAAGAAACCAAGTAAATCCGGTTTTGAGGTCTTTGAGGGAAACAGGTGTTCACCCGTTACAACTCCTCTCTTAGTGAAAGTGTAGGCCAGTAGCTCTAACTGGTAGAGCGTCGGATTCCAAATCCGAGGGTTGCGGGTTCGAATCCTGCCTGGCCTGCCATCTCCTCATAAAATTCGTGATCTGAAATCAAAACATGGTGTCATCGCAGGGACAAAAAGTCTGCTTCCTGTCTATGTTTTTCTATCAACAGGTAAGATATGTTTAGTAAGTTCAAGCAGTTTTTGGATGATATTCGAGCAGAATTTAAAAAAGTTCATTGGCCAGACCGTGATGAAACCATCAAGGCAACATCCATTGTTTTGGCTCTTTCCCTGATCGTCGCCGTATTTCTGGGCGTTGCGGACTTGGGTTTGTCTTCAATCATGAAGATGATTATTTCCTGAAGGAATTATGGCTGAATCAAACGCAGAGTTCAAATGGTATATACTGCAAGCCAACGCTGGTTTTGAAAGCAGGATTGAAAAAATGATCCAGGAACAACTTCGGCTTAAAAACCTTGGGCACCTGGTGCAGGAAATTTTTATTCCTTCCGAAGACGTGGTTAAAACCAAGGGTGGAAAAAAAAAGACGGTAAACCAGAAATATTTTCCTGGTTACATTCTGATTCACATGGATCTCCA
This window contains:
- the rpmG gene encoding 50S ribosomal protein L33 gives rise to the protein MRDTIQLECTECKRKNYTASRNKRTKTSRMEIKKYCRWDRKHTIHKETK
- the secE gene encoding preprotein translocase subunit SecE — its product is MFSKFKQFLDDIRAEFKKVHWPDRDETIKATSIVLALSLIVAVFLGVADLGLSSIMKMIIS